TCCGGCAGACGATTGATCTCCGCCTTCGCCGCCGATACATTTCCCTCCCTGAATTGAGAGACTGCGTCTTCAAATACGTGCGGGTTCTTTGGTGCGATTGCCGAGAGAAGGCTTAGCGCACATAGCATCGCGGCCATATATTGATCCATAATAACGCTCCTCCATCGGAAGATCGAATAACTGATGCCGCTACGGAACGGGCTGCCAATCTGCCAGCGGTGTCGGGAGCCCTTCTTCATTTGCTTCAAACCTATGTTCAGCCGGAGGGAACATAGACATTGGACCCTCACCCGTTAAGCAGGGATCGTGCGAGAACACAAGCACGCCATTCAGATAGAGCTCGTGCCAAGGATATCCGTCATAGGATCCATTGGCTTTGTACTCCAATGGTTGGAGCGCGCCGTCCACACACCGTTGCCGGAACAGGATGTTTAAGTCAATATCAATTCCCGGGACGAACGTCTCGCACTGGTCCTGTGCTCGGTTCATGTAATAAACGAGCACGGTTAAATGGTCGAGGGGCGTAATTGTGATGGCAAGCAAACCAGTGCCTACTGGATCAGGCGTCGAACCTGAGCATTCCGGCGTGGCCCCTTGAACGAATCCATATGAACACTGTCCGCCACAAGTCGGTATTATCAGAGGAACAACGTCCGAGCCGGTGGGGCTGTCGTCGAAACCCTGGGAGATATTGATAACTTGAGTCAATAAGCCTATCTGGCGCTGTGGAACAGTTGGGTCCACGGTAATGGTCGATTTTTGGTATGTTCGGCTTTGAGACGCACCGAATCCATACCCGAACCCGCGATTATCTCCGCGAAAGAAATCATAAAGCGTAAAATCTGGGGGAGTTGGGCCGGCCACCTCGCACGAGATGAAGGTCTTGTATAGAATCTCGACCGTCTGGTAATCGTCCGGCGTCACACACTCAGCCGGACCAATAGTAGTTGGCTCGGGCGGGCATTCCCGCTCGGCCGTCGCCGTGACCGAGCAGCTATATACCCCGGGCGCGTCGGCCGTGATGGCGATGGAAGATCCCGACCCGGATTGTGTCCGCGGCGTATGCGACGGCGGCAATGGCGGAAGCGTGCACGTCCACGCATACGTCGGCGTCACCGGCGGGATGGCCTCACTGGCCGAGCATTCCACGCGCTTGATGCCTCCGCTGTCCACGATCCCGCTCACGGAAAAAGTCATCGCATCGCCGATGCACACCATCGGCGGCTCCACCTCTATTATACCCCCTGCGAGCGTGCCATTATCGAGGCAGCCTTCGCATTCCTCTTCGCAGCACTCTCCGTTGCCGCAGCAGTTGGTACCGGCCCGGCAACACCCGCCGGGCGCTCCGGGGCAGCAGAAGGCCGGACCGCTCACCGGGCAGCATTGCTCACCGCAGCAAACGCGACCGGCCGGGCAGCACGAATCCCCGCAGCAACTCCCGGAACAACACCTGCTGTTGCAGCAGGAGTCCCCGGAGTTGCATTCCCAGATGCACTCGCCGCCGGAACAGCGATGGCAGGCCGCGCACTCTTGGCCGCAACAGCCGGAGTCCGGCACGCAAGTTCCGTTTTGGCACGAATGACAGTCGTTGCAGATTTTGCCGCAGCAGGGATCGGGCTTGATGCAAATGCCGTTTTCGCATGTTTCGCAGGGAAGGCACGTCTTGCCGCAGCAGGGATCGGTCTCAATGCACTGACCAAGGCGGCACCTCTCGCAATCCTCGCACGGATGGTTGCAGCAGAGGTCATCGGGAACGCAGACGCCATTCTGGCAGGATTGGCAGTCTGGGCAGACTTTCCGGCAACAGGGGTCGTCCTGGACACAATTCCCGTCTTCGCATCGCTGGCAGGGAGGACAGGACTTGCCGCAGCAAAGATCGGGCAGAGTGCAACCGCCACCGACGCACGAGGAACAGGGATCGCAAATGACGCCGCAGCAAGGGTCGGGATTGGGAACACAAATGTCATTGACGCATGTTTCGCACAAATCACAAGGCACATCGCAACATGGGATCCGGGCGCATTCTCCGTTCGAGCAGGACTCGCATCGAGCACATTGTACGCCACAGCACAGATCTGAACCGGGCGGGCACGGATCGTCTCCGCCGCAAGGGACCCAAATGGGGTCGATCTCTGGTGGGCAGCGTTCTGAAATCTCATCGATTGTGCAAAGAATCGCGACAGGGCAAAGGACGTCGTTCGGGGGCAGGTCAATCGAGTATCCGGCCAAATCGCCGCCTTCACCATCGTCAAGTGGGGACGGTACAGTCGGGGGAGTAAGGACCACTATGAGTTCGACGATTTCCTGGATCGTCACCGCTCCATCGAGATCGAGGTCGCCGAGAAGGTCGTCGGGGCCGACAACGTAATCGCTTACCTCGAGAAGAAGTTCATCAATACCAAAGATACTGTTGGTCGCGACCGCCCAATCGGGCTCTGGCGGCGGCAGGTCGGGATCGCCGTAGACCGGATCGAAGATGTTGAGATCAACCCAGAAGACTTGTTCATCCGGGTGATAGACGATCGCGTAAAACGGGAGCGGTGTTTCGGGCCCGGCACCACCGCCACCTGATCCGGAAGCGTCGTTCGTCAACGCCAGAACCGATGCAATGACGCCTATCACGACTGTAGGTCGATGCGATCTGCTCATGCCACTCGTGGAGTTGAGCTTCTTGGAAGAGATCAAGGTGCCTCCCATCTATGTCACCGGCGGAGCCAAACGTCACAGGTAAGTGGTGTGTGGCGATGAGGGTACCCATTCTGGGTAGCCGAGTCAATCAGAAATGTCGAATAGGCAGCAGTAGACTGACAAGAACTTCAGCTGCCCGCATTGCCGCTCGAGATTCTGATATGCCTTTTCCGATCGGCGCGCTCAAGGATTTCTTGGGGCAGTGGCAGTATCACCTCCGATTTCCTCTGGCTTTCCGAAAGTCGGACTCCATTGCGATGTTAGGCTGCGATCCCTAATCTTCATTCGCGTCAGGAGTTAAGAGACGAGACGGCACGAGAATAAAGCGATCATGACTGGGGTATCTGAGCCTCTGATGACAGCAGTCCCATGCGGAAGCGGAGCCGGATCAGCATTGCGGGCAGCGCGGGCGCTCGACGGTGACGGTCATCAGGCGGCGTTTGGGTGATTCAGGCTTGTCTTGAAAGCACATCGATGCGGCCCTCCTTGGACCAACGCAATGGCGGGAATTCTCCGGGAATTAGCTTGATTCCGTTGGCGACAGTTGCCCTCATGTGGGTGTACGCATGGGGCGTACCGAACGCGGAGAAGAACATGATGACGAACGACGAACCGGCGGACCTGCTGGACACGCTGAAGATCACCAAGGTGCAAGAACGCGACGCCGGTGGCTCGTGGGTGATGGGCAACATCGCTGGCCACCGATTCGAAGCGCTCGTGTTTCCCGAGCATGCCGCCTATCCCGAGTACGAATTGGACGCGAGCCGCATTTCCAAGCTCTGGGTCCAGCGTAGCGCCGACCGCGCGGTGGTGGCCAATTTCGACCGCGGCTGGGACGTTCGGCCGACGACACCGGTTGCCGAGGAAATCGTCGACCTGCTGGTCGCCGGCTTGGCCGAGACCATTTACGCCGATTGAGCAGGTTGCAAAGGCACGAGATTCAAGAACACTTGGCCGCGTCGCGTCGGCGTGGCAGTCACTAAACGAAGGAGATAAGCGATGGCTACGACGAAGAAGACCGGGTCGAAGAGGACGAAGCGCGCCGCCAAGAAGGCAAGTGCAGCAAAGGCCGCTACGAAGAACGCCAGCGCCAAGGGCACCAAGGTCGAGACGACCCTCAAGCCCAAGCGCGTCAGCGCGCTAGACGCCGCCGCCCAGGTGCTCAAGGCCGCGGGCAAGCCCATGCGGGCGCAGGAACTGATCGCCGCAATGGCCGAGCAGGGCCTGTGGTCCAGCCCCAACGGCAAAACGCCGCACGCGACGCTCTACGCCGCCATGCAACGCGAGATCACCGCCAAGGGCAAGGACGCCCGCTTCCGCAAGGTCGATCGTGGGCAGTTCGAGCACAACGGATAGCGGCCCGCATCACCATCCCACCTCTCACGCCTCGGTCACGCCGGGGCGTTTCTCCGGCAGAAAAGCCTCCCCACGACGAACGCTCGAGAATCACACTCGTCGACGGGCGGCCTCGATGTGGGACATCCCGACGCCCAATACGACATCCATCATTGCCGGTTGCGATGCAGGATGTCCGTGAACCGGTCATAAGCTTGGGAGATCCGCTCGGTAATGGTCGGCCCGAACACGCTT
This Phycisphaerae bacterium DNA region includes the following protein-coding sequences:
- a CDS encoding winged helix-turn-helix domain-containing protein gives rise to the protein MATTKKTGSKRTKRAAKKASAAKAATKNASAKGTKVETTLKPKRVSALDAAAQVLKAAGKPMRAQELIAAMAEQGLWSSPNGKTPHATLYAAMQREITAKGKDARFRKVDRGQFEHNG